The Pseudomonas azotoformans genome has a segment encoding these proteins:
- a CDS encoding DUF3079 domain-containing protein, with the protein MAKPFPLHPKHPERICWGCDRYCGAADLACGNGADRTMHPAEMLGDDWYEHGDWGLAPEPPVTVESSTA; encoded by the coding sequence ATGGCCAAGCCTTTTCCGTTGCACCCCAAACACCCCGAACGTATCTGCTGGGGCTGCGACCGCTACTGCGGTGCGGCCGACCTGGCTTGCGGCAACGGTGCCGACCGCACCATGCACCCGGCCGAGATGCTCGGTGATGACTGGTACGAACACGGCGACTGGGGGCTTGCGCCTGAGCCGCCGGTGACGGTTGAGTCGTCAACTGCCTGA
- a CDS encoding PLDc N-terminal domain-containing protein, with amino-acid sequence MEIQYIWIGLAVILLLLELWAINTVLRSTGGWESKGLWLVILIFVPLFGLIAWAMFGPKREMPEHRKS; translated from the coding sequence ATGGAAATTCAATATATCTGGATCGGCTTGGCAGTGATTCTGTTGCTGTTGGAATTGTGGGCGATCAATACAGTACTGCGCAGCACCGGGGGGTGGGAGAGCAAGGGTTTGTGGCTGGTGATTCTGATTTTTGTACCGCTGTTCGGCTTGATTGCCTGGGCGATGTTCGGGCCCAAGCGTGAGATGCCGGAACACCGCAAAAGCTGA
- a CDS encoding methyl-accepting chemotaxis protein encodes MKQLTTAQRIVIGFAIAPLALVGLVFYALHDLATLKQQSEQIVQQDWPKIAPIMVIATGVRDNGRNTRDLLIDQDNQQAQDAIGTTRQRITQAFAILEPLLDTAEGKAAYATLKAHRETYVAAFTQVQALIKQGAREQGLAQLKQQVVPAELEVFKSLDALMAMQGRLFAEREQAAQALYDDARRNMIGLLLLCVALVVTAAVIVTRSVIRPLGGEPDEAARVLSHIAQGDLTINVPVGNSAEGSVMRNLHQMQQNLNQMVRHIAASVDGVASSSEELSAVSSQTSSSLQSQGHEIEQAATAVNEMTAAVDEVARNAVSTSEASRLSEQTAQRGRAQVQETVVSINTLAAGVVETSERIQQLAGRVQDISSVLEVIRSIADQTNLLALNAAIEAARAGDAGRGFAVVADEVRALAHRTQASTQEIEQMIGNIRQDTEHAVAAMHSSSERVQATLGVAQRSGEALDEITRSISQINERNMMIASATEEQALVAREVDRNLVGIRNLSQQVLEGALHTETAGHDLAGMAGALHQTVARFKV; translated from the coding sequence ATGAAGCAGTTAACCACGGCACAACGCATTGTCATCGGTTTCGCGATTGCGCCGCTGGCCCTGGTCGGTTTGGTGTTCTATGCCTTGCACGACCTGGCAACCCTCAAGCAACAATCCGAACAGATTGTGCAGCAGGACTGGCCCAAAATCGCGCCGATCATGGTGATCGCCACCGGCGTGCGCGATAACGGCCGCAACACCCGCGACCTGCTGATTGACCAGGACAACCAGCAGGCCCAGGACGCCATTGGCACCACTCGGCAGCGCATCACCCAGGCGTTCGCCATCCTGGAGCCGCTGCTCGATACCGCCGAAGGCAAGGCGGCCTATGCGACCTTGAAGGCCCATCGTGAAACCTACGTGGCGGCGTTCACGCAGGTGCAGGCACTGATCAAGCAAGGCGCCCGCGAGCAGGGCCTGGCCCAGCTCAAGCAGCAGGTGGTGCCGGCCGAGCTTGAAGTGTTCAAGAGCCTGGACGCGTTGATGGCCATGCAGGGGCGTTTGTTCGCCGAGCGTGAGCAGGCCGCGCAGGCGCTGTACGACGACGCCCGACGCAACATGATCGGGCTGCTTTTGCTGTGCGTGGCGTTGGTGGTGACTGCCGCCGTGATCGTCACCCGCAGCGTGATCCGTCCTTTGGGCGGCGAGCCGGACGAAGCCGCGCGTGTGTTGAGCCATATCGCCCAGGGCGACCTGACCATCAACGTGCCGGTGGGCAACAGCGCCGAGGGCAGTGTGATGCGCAACCTGCATCAGATGCAGCAGAACCTCAACCAGATGGTGCGCCATATTGCGGCGTCGGTGGACGGCGTGGCCAGTTCCTCCGAAGAGCTCAGCGCGGTCAGCAGCCAGACCAGCAGCAGCTTGCAGTCCCAGGGTCATGAAATCGAACAAGCTGCCACGGCGGTGAATGAAATGACCGCTGCCGTGGATGAGGTCGCGCGCAACGCCGTGAGCACCAGCGAGGCCTCGCGCCTGTCGGAACAGACCGCCCAGCGCGGCCGTGCCCAGGTGCAGGAAACCGTGGTGTCGATCAACACCTTGGCCGCTGGCGTCGTGGAAACCTCCGAGCGCATCCAGCAACTGGCGGGCCGCGTGCAAGACATCAGTAGCGTGTTGGAAGTGATCCGCAGCATTGCCGACCAGACCAACCTGCTGGCCCTCAATGCCGCCATCGAAGCGGCCCGTGCCGGCGATGCCGGACGCGGCTTTGCGGTGGTCGCCGATGAGGTGCGGGCGCTGGCCCATCGTACCCAGGCGTCGACCCAGGAGATCGAGCAGATGATCGGCAACATCCGCCAGGACACCGAGCACGCAGTTGCGGCCATGCACAGCAGCAGCGAGCGCGTACAGGCGACCCTTGGCGTGGCACAGCGTTCGGGTGAAGCCTTGGATGAGATCACCCGGTCTATTTCGCAGATCAACGAGCGCAACATGATGATCGCCAGCGCCACCGAGGAACAGGCCCTGGTGGCGCGCGAAGTGGATCGCAACCTGGTGGGCATTCGCAACTTGTCGCAGCAGGTGCTGGAAGGGGCGTTGCATACCGAGACGGCGGGGCATGACCTGGCGGGCATGGCGGGGGCGCTGCACCAGACGGTGGCGCGTTTCAAGGTTTAG
- a CDS encoding type 1 glutamine amidotransferase domain-containing protein encodes MRSDLNGKKILVITSNTGIERDELLKPLEALREFGATVTHGSSKGGTTQTFVGDTEKDTTVESDAKLSELSGSDFDALVIPGGTVNADTLRQDAAAQKLINEFVTAGKTIAAICHGPWALIDAGVIKGKTLTSYKSVRIDLENAGAAGWVDAEIKECRANGWTLITSRTPDDLPAFNHAIAKAVAG; translated from the coding sequence ATGCGTTCAGACCTTAACGGCAAGAAGATTCTGGTCATCACATCCAACACCGGTATCGAGCGCGATGAACTGCTCAAGCCCCTGGAAGCCTTACGTGAATTTGGCGCAACGGTAACCCATGGTTCCAGCAAAGGCGGCACCACCCAGACCTTCGTCGGTGATACCGAAAAGGACACAACAGTTGAATCCGATGCGAAGCTGTCCGAGCTGTCGGGGAGTGATTTCGATGCATTGGTGATTCCCGGCGGCACCGTCAACGCGGACACATTGCGCCAGGATGCAGCAGCGCAGAAGTTGATCAATGAGTTCGTCACGGCAGGTAAAACCATAGCGGCGATCTGTCATGGGCCATGGGCGCTGATCGATGCCGGCGTGATCAAGGGCAAGACCCTGACCTCTTACAAAAGCGTGCGTATCGACCTGGAAAATGCCGGTGCTGCTGGCTGGGTCGATGCCGAGATCAAGGAATGCCGGGCCAACGGTTGGACCTTGATTACCTCGCGCACACCAGATGATCTACCGGCCTTCAATCATGCGATTGCCAAGGCAGTGGCGGGCTGA